The region GACAACTCCAAGCCGCTCTCAGCAACCGCTTCTTTGAGTCACTCGACGATCTTACAACGGCGATTGATACAGCTCTTGACCAGCTCTCTGTACCAGAAGTGAGTAATTATTTCTAACTCCTACTATAATTCAATCCGCAGTTTCACTCTGCAAGCGGTGTCCCCCGTTTGACGTACTATGCGCACTCTCCACCGTTGGCCTTCGTCTCGAGTCTTTATCAGTCTGCATTGCATCGATGATATTATAATACACGTCCGCGAGGATGTGGATATGTCCGAGCAGGCTGGTGGGGATCCGTTGTTCCAGTCCCACGATCCGATCTTCAATCGGAAAGAACTGCTTCACGTTGGCCACGTTCCCGAGGAAGATCGCATCGTCGGGCGCGACGACGAGATTCAGTCCGTCGCGGCCGAAGTCGGGGCGATTACGCGTGGCGATCCACCGAACAACGTGATGATCTACGGGAAAACTGGGACCGGAAAGAGTCTCATTTCCCGCCACGTCGCGACGCGAGCACAGGATGCCGCCCGGAGCAACGACATCGATTGTGGCGTCCTCTACGTTGATTGTTCCGAAGCCAACACAGAGACGCGAGCTACCCGTCAACTCGCACTTAGCCTGAAAGAAGAGACTGGCTACGAGGAACACATTCCGCTTCGTGGCGTTGGGACGATGGAATACTACCAGCACATCTGGGGAATTCTCCAGCAATGTTTCGACGCCATCGTCGTCATCTTAGACGAGATCGACAAACTCGACAACAGTAACATCTTGATGCAACTCTCGCGCGCTCGAGAGGCCCAGAAGACCGACGCCTACATCGGCGTCATTGGAATCAGTAACAAGATTCAATACCGCGAAACCTTAGACGAGCGCATCGACAGCAGTTTTGGCCATCGCGAACTCTTCTTCCATCCCTACGACGCCTCCCAACTGCGTGAGATCATGCGCAACCGTGAGGATGCCTTCCAGCCATCCGTCCTCGAGGACGGAACAATCGAACTCTGTGCGGCACTCGCCGCGAAGAAACACGGTGACGCCCGCAAGGCAATCGAGATTCTGAAAGAAGCGGGTGAACTTGCGCGACGAACCGATTCCAAACTCGTCGCCGAAGATCATATCCAGCAGGCCCAGGAGGTCGCCGAAATCAACCGCATCGAGGAACTCACGAGCGGGGCGACAGTTCATGCAAAACTCGCTCTCTACGCGCTCGCAAGTCGCATCATCACTGGCGACCGTGAGACGTACAAGACTCGCGAGATCTTCGAGCGCTATGTCAGCATCTGCGAACTGGTCGCAAACGATCCGATCACCGAGAACGGGCTCTACCGCCAACTCAAAGAACAGGCCTTCCTCGGCGTCATCGAATCCGAAAAGACCGGCGGCGGCCGCTCGCAGGGCAGCTATCTCCTGCATCGGCTCGTCACTGATCCAAAACACATCGTCAAAGCCGTTCGCCGAGACTCCTCGCTCGAGGACCTGCCGACGTATGACCACCTCGTCGAACGGAGTAACGAACTCCAGAATCGCGACGCTGACCTGTCGACGTTCTCCTAACGTCTGTCTCCCCCACACGCCGTCGGGCTGTTTTCACTCTGAACAAGGGGTGTGGGTGGGCTTCGGCGCTGGTTGCGTTACGTCATGCCAAGTAACGACACACCCGCGAGTGACGCCGCGACGAGTGCAAGCGTCCACGCGCCGAGACCAACCGTGAGCCAGCCAATCGTCGTCTTCCGACTCGAGCCGGCGGACACTGCCAACATCGCCGTGAGGTGAATCCCGGCTAAAATCGGACCGGCAAAGGATAGGCCAACGAGTCCGTATCGCTCCCAGATGCGGCGGGCACGTGCGTATCGCCCACTCGAGTCCTCTCCCTCATTGGCAGTTCGCTGGGACCACCACGCAAGCAATCGGTGTTGGGCGAGGACGATCACGCTGACGATTGTGATGCTCCCAGCGAACGCCACCAGCCCGGTGACGACTGGGTCCAGACCAAGGCCGATTGCGACCGGAATGACGATGAACGGCTCGATTGCGGGAACCATCGTCAGGACGAACACGAGCAGGTACTGCCAGACGCCGCTTGTCTCCTCGAGAAGCGAGTCTGCTTCGGCCTCGACGAGGGCAGGGACGGGACTAAATGCGGACTCGAGAAGCAGGGGGTTGAACACGGACTCGACGAAGAGAGACTGCAGTGCCATGGGAAGTGCCTCGAGTGTTTGTGTAGTGACACTCACAGACGGGAGGAAAAGTCGTTTCGATTGTCGCCGTCCTTGGGCCCGATTCGGATACCTGGAGACGATTCGGACGACGTTTCCAGCCCAGTAGCCCGGCAGTAGCTTTTTGGTTCGGATCTGCGACGACGAACACATGACCGGACGGTACTACGAAGAATTCACGGTCGGCGAGACGATTGCCCACGAGCGCCGGCGGACCATCTCCGAGAGCGACAACCAGCGCTTCTGTGATGTGACGATGAACCAGCAGCCGCTGCATCTCGATGCGGAGTTCGCCGCCGAGACGCAGTTCGGCGACCGACTCGTCAACGGCCTCTACACGCTATCGCTTGCGGTCGGAATCTCGATCCCCGAGATGACCGACGGCACAATCGTCGCGAATCTCTCCTACGATAACGTCGAACACCCCGAGCCTGTCTTTCACGGCGATACGATCCGCGCTGAGTCGACGGTAACGGACAAACGCGAAACCAGCGACGGCGAGCGTGGCATCGTCACGATGGCCGTCGAAGTGTTCAATCAGGACGACGACCTCGTCTGCTCGTTCGAGCGCACTGTCCTCTCACTGAAACGGGAACACGCCGAAACCGGTGGTGAGGGCGATGGCAACTGAAACGCCTGCGACACTCGAGAGCGACGCGACCGCCGGCGACCTCGAGTGGCTCTCGCTCGAGGATGGCGAGGAAATCGTCTGGGCCGGCGGGCCAGATCGACGAACGCTCCTGCCAGCGTTTCTGATTGGCATCCCGCTTGCAATCGTCCTGATCGGGATTCTCATCATCGTCGGCGAGTACCTACGGATTACGAACACGAGCTACGTAGTCACAACCCGCGCAGTATACCGAAAATCCGGTGTACTCTCGCGTGATGTCAAGCGAATTGAACACGAGAAAGTCCAAGATATCTCCTACACGCAGTCGGCACTTGGGAACCACTTTGGGTATGGCACCGTCGAAGTCAGCACGGCGGGTGGCGCTGGCGTCGAAATGGCGTTTTCGTCCGTTCCGGAGCCACGAGACGTCCAGCACCTGATCGGCGAGCAGCGAAAGCGCTCTCGCTCGAGTGCTGGCTCTCGAGGTGACGACGTTGACCGACCTGCTGACGACGTGCTCGAGGAAATCGTCACCGAACTGCGCGAGATTCGGACGCTGCTCGAGGAGTCAGAAACACAGCAGCGATCAGGATCACCCGCTGACCCGGATGATTCCACGACGCGAACGTCCTCGAGTGGCCACCGATCACGATGATAGACGACACCAGCGAGGGGCGTGGGAACCCCGTCGACGCAGGCGACCTCGAGTGGCTCGTCCTCGAGTCCGATGAGGAGATTCGCGTCCGAACAGGTCCGCGAATCCAGACTGTGTACCCGTGGCTTGCGATTGCGCTTGTCGGCGTGGCCGTCGTCAGCATCGCCGTCTGGATCGAGGTTATCTCGCTGCTCGGCGCGCTCTGGATTCCGGTGTTCGTCGCCCCCGCTATCTGGCAGTACGCACAGGTGACGCGGACGGCGTTCCTCGTGACAACGCACCGTGTTGCGGTCCGCAGCGGCGTCTTTGGACGCTCTGTTCGCGTCGTCGGCCTCGAGCGCGTCCAGAACACGACCCGGAAACAACACGCACTCGGCCGGCTGGCGGGCTACGGCACCGTGACGATTGAAACCGCAAGTGGCTCGATACTGACGTTCTGGAACGTCGAGGAGCCAGCGTCGGTGCAGGCCTCACTCGAGTCCGTGACCCAGTCTGGCAACGGCGACATCGAGGACCCGGCTGCCGTTCCGGGCTCGAGCGCACAGTGGCAGGCCGTACTCGAGGAGGTCCGAGGCTGGCGACGAGCACTCGAGCAGACGCGCTCGAACTGACCGGCTCGTGGTGTGTAACCGAATAACAAACTACCGACACGATTTTTATACGACCGGCCAACTGGGACGGTATGGGTGACCTGCTTCCCGAAATAATCGAGACGGACCGGTTACGATTCGACGCGATCCGTCCCGAGTCGGTCGACGTCTTCGACCTCTATGCGATCTGTTCGTCGGATCCCGGAATCGACGAGATTACCGAGTATATGACGTGGGATCCACACGACACGCCAAAGGAGGCCCAGGAGTTCATCGAGCGCGTGAGCGACCAGTACGACGACGGCGACGGTGTCTCGTACCTGATTCGGCCGCGAACAGATGCCGGCGAAACCGGTGCCGGCGAAATTGCGGGCACCGGCGGCTTCGGCATCGACTGGGAGAAACGCACAATGACGATGGGCGTCTGGCTCCGCAAACGATTCTGGGGTCGGGGCTACTCCGGCGAACGCGCCGCTGCCTTCCTCGAGCTTGCGTTCGACCGCCTCGATCTCGAGGTCGTCGCAGCCGCTGCACACGTCGATAACGAGCAATCGAATCGCGCGATTGAGAAGTACGTCGACGCGCACGGCGGCCAACGTGATGGCTGCCTGCGAAACCATATCGTGATCGACGGCGAGCCGGTTGATTGCTATCGGTATACAATCTCGAGCGAGGAGTGGGTTGCAAATCGAAGCGATCTGACGGTGCAGTTTCGCGACTGACCTCAGATGACCAGCGAGATCATGTACATGTTGATAAAGACAGCGAGCAGCCATGGCAGGGCAAGCCCGGCTGGAACGATCGGTCGGTATGCGCGAGGCAGCAGTGGGCGACAGACAAGCCCAACGCCGATTGCGAACGCCTTCAGGACCAGCATTCCCGCGAGTCCGTAGCCCTCGATTGCACCGCGCGCAATTGGATTCGATTCGGCCAGCCCCAGGTGCAAGCCGACGAACGTCGTCACGACGTCGCCGACCAGTGAAATGGCGACGAGCACCCAGAGCGCGCGCTCGAGTTGGACCGGTGTCACGTCGATTGGCAGTGAGTGGTGTCTGTAGGCACCGTCGGAACTCATACGCGCTCGTCCGGAATCGAACCGGACTGCCACGAACAGGTGGCGGGAACCAACAGAGCGTGCGACAGGGCCGCACGCATCGGTTCCAGTACTGACAGTATTGTTATGGCAGCCGTAGAACGCGAGCGCTCGCAGTAAGGGCTGATAACCGTCAAGAAGGGAGTGACTTACCACCAGAAATGCGCTGACTCGAGGCTACAGCACCGTCCCGTGCTTTTTGTCAGGAAGGGATTTCTCGACGTCTTCATAGAACGCAAAGCGAGCGGCCAGTTCACCTCGGAGCCGACTCGGCGGGATGAGTTCGTCGATGACAACTTCACTGGCCATCCGATGGACGTCGATGTCTTCGCGGTACTCCTCGCGCAGTTCCTGCTCGCGTTTGGCTCGCTCCTCGGGGTCGTCAATTTCTGAAAGCTTGCGCGCGTAGACGGCGTTGATGGCAGCTTCCGGCCCCATAATCGCAATCTCACCCGACGGGAGTCCGATGACGCTCTCGGGGTCGTAGGCCGGCCCGCCCATCGCGTAAATGCCAGCGCCGTAGGCCTTGCGAACGACGACAGTCTGTTGGGGGACAGTTGCAGCCGACGTTGCGTAGATCAATTTCTTGCCCTGCTCGAGGATGCCGTCTTGTTCGACCTGTGAGCCAGCCATGAAGCCGGGCGTGTCACAGAGATACAGCAGCGGGATGTTGAACGCGTCCGCCGTCCAAATGAACTGGGCGGCCTTTTCGGCGGCATCGGGGAAGATCGCTCCCGCCCGCTGTGCTGGCTGGTTCGCGACGATTCCGATTGGTCGGCCGTCGATCCGAGCGAACGCGGTCAGGATCTCTTTCCCGTACTCTGGGCGCAACTCGAGGACCGAGCCTGAATCGACGAGTCGGTCGATCACGTCAGTCATGTCGTAGCTTTCGTTTGGCCGTTCGGGTACGACCGCGTCGATTCCGTCCGGCGAGTTTGCGGGTGCTGTACCGGCTTGCTGTGGTGGTTTCTCGTCGGCGTTGTCCGGCAGATACGTCAGCAACTGGGCAGCGAGTTCGCGGGCGTGTTCCTCGTCTCGTGCGACGAGATCCGCAGAGCCGGACTCTCGAGCGTGGACTTGTGGGCCACCCAACTCCTCGAGTGAGATGTCTTCGCCGGTGACCATCTGGACCATTCGGGGGCTTGCAATAGCCATCGCGGACATGTTTTCGACCATAATGGTGAAGTCCGCAAAGACGGGCGTGTAGGCGGCACCGGCGATACACGGGCCGTAGAGCACACAGATCTGAGGGACGCGACCCGACAACATCGAGTGGTTGTAGTAGTATTTTCCAATCCCCTCGCGATTGGCGAAGAAGCCGGTCTGTTGGTCGATTCGCCCGCCCGACGAATCCATCAAATACAGCACTGGCCGGCCGGTTTTCAGCGCGCGCTGTTGCATCCGGAGGAACTTTTCGACGCCCTTGGCGGCCATGCTGCCCCGCTTGACCGTGTAGTCGTTGGCCATAAAGTGCAGGTCCCGGCCCTCGAAGGTCGCGCCGCCCGTAATGAGCCCATCCGCCGGCAGGCGGTCGTCCGTCTCCTCGCCCGCCCCGTCAGGATGCCAGTCATCAAACGCCGCGAACGTTCCATCCTCAAATAGAAACGCATCATCTTCGCCGCCGAACCACAACTCGAGGCGGTCGCGGACGAACAGTTTCTCGTCTAACCCCTCGCGGTACTTCTCGGGACCACCCTCGAGAATGTCTTCAATTTCTGCTTCGAGCGCGCGCTCACGGTCGGTCGGGCCGAGTGGCTCGTCGGTTGCGGCACTTGAGTCGGCTGCTGTGGCGTCGTCTGCTGCACCTGGACGACCATCCGCGTGTCCGTCGTACTCGTGACTGGCTGTCGGCTCAGTTGCCGATCCGACGTAGACGTCGACGGAGTCACCAAGGTGTTCGGCCAGCGCGGCTGCGATCGCTGCGGCTTCTTCCTCGCTTGCCCCCGGTGCGATACGGACTTGCATACCACATGGTGTGTGGGGATTGCTCAAAAAGCCAGCGCGCAGTGTGTCGCGTTGAGAGCGTGCGAACGCACATTTCAGTGGTGCGTATCGAGCAGAGAGGAGAGTGGTTCGCGCCGAGTCGATCACCACGGTTCGGTGGTCGAGGAGTGGACGGATGAGGAGGTTGCGTGTCGGGGAGATGGCGCGAACCTGTCGGGTGTCACTGCCTCCGTGGTCACCAGCACGGAGACAGATAGTGCTCTGATGGGTGCGGCCACGAACGCTTGCGTTCACGCGTGGCGTTTTTATATCGGGTCTGTTATCTCGACAACACATTCTCCGGCTGATGGCTCGAGAATCGACCGCCCTCACAGATCGACTGCGGGCGTGCTACGCTGCTCTTATCTAGCTGGCCCGCACCTGCAAGCAGCACCGCTATACGGCGATTTGTCGTAGGTCTGGTAGCTTTCGACTACCGCGTGTACGTGAACATTAGCTTTGTCGTAACGGGGTGGACCAGCACCTAACCCAGTCGAGTGTATGTCAGACACTGAATCCGAGAGTACCGTCAGGCGGCTCGCCTCACTCCGTGACCGTCTCGAGGCAGGGATGGACCGGCGAGAGTTTTTACGGACCCTCGTCACTGGCGGGTACGCGGTCGGGATGGCCCACTTTCTCGGTGTTGAAGACTTTCTCTCGGCTGCCGACGGAGAGGTGCCGGTTGTCACGGCGGTAGTACGCGAGGATCCATCCGATCCGTACTCACTGACAGAGCGCACGCAGACCGTTCCTGCCGACTGGTACGCGGCCGTCGAGACCGCGACCGAACTGAACGACCGGTTGGCACGACTGGCATTTACTGGCTACCTCGGCAGCGCCGTCGTCCCTGGGAGCTACGACAGTGCCACGGCATCCGTCTCGATCGGTCTCTCGAGCGATGCTGACTCGATTCCGGAGGCGATTTCGGCGTTCGCTGACGATATCTCGATCAACCCCGAGACGTTCATCGAGATAGAGTCGATCGAAGAGGGCCCGGATCCGACGACTGCGGAACCACGATTCGCCAGTCACATCCCCGCCGATGGCCCACCGAGCGGCGTCGCCTGTGAAACATCCTCGAGCATGGCAACGCTATCGCCGGCGCTGTACGATCCCACGGATGAACAGGCCTTTTTTGCGACGGCTGAACACGCTTTCGAGGAAGCGGACTCGGCCATCGGTGAGCGCGTGACGCTGCCCGTCGAAGGCGGCGACCTGCTCACACTCGGGGCCGTCGAACAGGCGTTCCCCGTCGAGGATATCGTTGCAGTCTCTCCAGACGACGGTGACGGCGTTCAGCCCTCGAGTTGGATCGACGCGCCGGAACCGGTTCGTGTCACCGGGCAACTCACGAAGTTCGGCCTTGCCGACCTCATTGCCCGCGACGAGGAACTCGAGAAAGTCGGCGCGTTGACCGGACACACGACGGGACGCATACAGGGGATCGATGCGGTGACCTGTTTTACAGATCATTTCTGTCGGCGTGGCCAGATTCGCTGGGGTGGTGAGATGGATCTCACAGACGGCGATAGCGGCTCCGTGAGTTATTATCCGGATCCGGAAGGTGCCGACGACACCGTGCTCGTTGCTGGACTCAACAACGCCCGCACTTGGTGGCCTGGGCAGAGCTACGTCTGGGGTGTGAGTGCGTACCACCTGACTGAAATGCAGGGCTATCACTTCTAACGATGACAACGACAGATTCCACGCGCGACGGTGACCGACTCTCAACTCTGTTCAGCGCCAGCGTCCGGATCATCGCTGACCTGCTCATCGTCACACTCTGGGTTGTATTCCTCGCGTTGCTGTTTCTCGGAACCGCGTGGCCACGGTGGGCGTTTTATGCCCTGTTACTGGGCGGCGTTGCCGGCTACGTCATGATCACGGCTGCGTGGAGGCGTTAATGTCTTGTCACAGGCTTCTACAGCCAACTCACACAGCCTCGCCGCGCTGTTCTCGTTTCCAGAACAGCACGAGTAGCGTGATGCAGACGATTGCGGCGATGAGATAGCCAACTGCGTTCGGCAACCATGACGACGCACGGACGGCGAGAACGCCGAGCCAGCCCACAATCAGGACGCCTATGACGGTCACGCCAACCGCAAGCAACAGAAAATACGGCCTGATCATTACTCGAGGTTCGTCTCCGTCCGGAAAACCATCGTGCCTGTACCCGCAAGGCATTGGTATCCGCGTCTGGACGAGCCCTGCTGTCCTACACCGATTCTTCAAGACTCGCCTCGAGGCGCTCGAGGAGTCCGTCGTTGCCGACAAATACCGGTGTCCGCTGGTGGACGTCAGTTGGCTCAACCGTGAGCAGTGACTGCTCGCCGTCCGAGGAGGCCCCGCCCGCTTGCTCGACGATGTACCCAATCGGGTTCCCCTCGAACTGCAATCGAAGCTTGCCTTGGGGTGCGGATTCGAGGGCGGGGTATCCGAAGATACCGCCATACGTCATGACCTGATTGACGTCACCGATCATTGCGCCACCATAGCGGAGTTTGAGTTCGGACTCGATTTCTCGGGCGTATGCTTCGAACGTGTCGGTCCAGTTGGGAACGCGTCCGCCAAAACCGTACGCGACGGGGTCTTCGGGAAGCGTCACGTCCTGGTCGATAAGGCGGCGCTCGCCGCCGCTGAGTTCGTACTCTGAGACGGTCTCGTCGGTTGCGATCACCATCGTCGTGATCGGTCCGTAGAGGACGTACCCCGCTGCGACGAGCGTGTCGCCGCGAGCGGGGAGGGAATCAGCGTAAATACCGAAGATTGACCCCATCGCGTTGTTCGACGTGAGGTTCGAGGAGCCATCGAGCGGGTCAACGGCGACCGCGTAGGTGTCGGACGATCCCGGAGCAGCGCCACACTCGAGGACGTCGGATTGTTCTTCGCTTGCATACTGCCCGACGCCGTCGATAGTCGACAGTCGCTCGGCGAGCAACTCATCGGCCCAGATATCGGCTGCGAACTGGGTCTCACCGCTTGGGTTTTCCTCGTCGTCAACGGTGTTACGGCGGCCGACCAGCCCCTGTCGAATCTCCGTCGCTGAGCGAGTGACTGTCGCGACGATGGACTCGACAACTGGATCGGAAACCGTCATCTATTCGGCTGCCTCGAGTGCGGCGTCGGCCGTTTCCTCCTCGAAGATGACCTTCTCGAGGGCGTCGAGGATGTGGGTCGGGTTCTCGCGCTGCCAGACGTTGCGGCCGACGGCGAGGCCAGTACAGCCGGCGTTGACGGCGGCTTCGACGGTCGAGAGGAAGTCGTAGTCCGAGGTTTTCGAGCCACCGCTCATGACGACGTTCATGTTGCCGGCGGCTTTGCAGGCGTGTTCCATCGCGTCGGGACTGCCCGGGTACTTGACTTTCGCGATGTCTGCACCGATCTCGAGAGCGATACGAGTCGCATAGGAGATGGTCGAGGGCTTGGTGTCGTTTTTGAGGCCCTGTCCGCGGGGGTAGGACCACATGACCATCGGCAGGTCGTGGTCGCGGGCAGATTCCTGGGCGTCGCGGAACTCCTCGAACATCTCGACTTCGTGGTTCGAGCCGCTGTAGACGGTAAAGCCGACGGCGTCAGCGCCGAGTTCGGCGGCGTAATCGACTGTGCAGTTGACCGGCGAGTCGGGTTCGCCCATCCAGAGGTTGGAGGTGCCGTTGAGTTTCAAGAGGAGGTTGACGTCGTCCTCGTAGCTTGGGTAGTAGCCCTCGGCGATTCCTTTCTGGACGGCCATCGCCGTGACCGCGTCGTGGGTCGCCGTCTCAAAGACAGTCGCCGGATCGAGCTTTTCCGGGACGTCCTCGAAGTCGACCGGACCGTGTTCCAATCCGTGGTCCATCGCGAGAATCAATGACTTGCCGTCGCGAACGATAGGAGAGTCGTCGATGGGTAGCATTCGGTGTTCACTCCAACAGTCGGCTATATATCTCTGATGATCCTAATTATCGAAATTACTTATTTTAGTAGTAATGATCTCGACAGTCGATTTCGTCGTCGATTGGAAGTGAGTGTATACCGTTCGGTAGCGACTGGATTCGAACATCAATAACACGTCCGCAGTGACACTTCACTCGAGCAATTCCCGGGCGTTGTGTCGCCACGACCGGACGTGCAATACGCTCAACTCGAGGACCTTTGCAACGTCGAAGGCGTTGATCGTCGCTAATCGCTCAGCCGAGATGATGCCGGCGTCGGCGAGTGCTGTTGCATCGTCGGGCCCGACACCGGTCACCGCCTGAACTGGCGTCGGGCGCGGACACGGCCGCTCGGTTGCTTCGTCGGGTTCGGTCTCGACAGCGCGCGTATGGGCGTACTCGAACGCCTGCCAACTTTCGTCGTCGCTGACTGCGATCCATTCTCGCTCGGCGTCGCCCAGGCCGCGTATCTCACTCGAGCGCCGTTCGAGGTCGCCGTCACTGCCACCCTCGAGCGACCACGGAAGGGAGAACCGTCGCCGTAGTGCATCGGCAAGCGAATCGTCGACCGACGAATCGAGCAGTTCGCGGTACGAGCAGTCCTTCTCGCGGACGGTCTTTGGCTCGATCTCGGCTGCCTCGAGCGCTGCCTGTTCGTCCTCGGTGATCTCGAGGCGACGGTCGCTATCGGTGTCATGCGCCCGGCCCGCATCCGCCGTTGCTGTGGCACTGTCTGCATCGGGAACGTCAGCCTCGTCGAATGAGAAAGTAACGCCGCTGTCAGCGTCCACTTTCGCGTCGGTATTGACGTCAACTTTGATGCCGATATCGATTGTCTCGAGCCCGCTGTCTCCGTTTTTGCCGTCAGTATGCCCCGTTGTCCGTGCCCCGGTGACGACCTCTTTATTACTCACACGACCCACCTGTTATCAGTAGCTCTCACTGTCCACTCTTGAAACTTGTCCCCTGTTCGTGGCGACACCACCCACTGCGCAGCAGACCGTGTGATCCTCCATCACGTTTACCACGCAACCCGTCGAATGCGAGCCATGGTTCGCGACCGGATCGACCGAATCGGCGTCGTCGGCGCAGGGACGATGGGCAGCGGCATTGCACAGGTCGCCGCGATAAACGGCTACGACGTTCGCCTCCGAGACGTCGACCAGGCGTACGTCGAGGACGGCTTCGAAACCATCGAGCACAGCCTCTCGAGGCTCGAGGCCCGCGATGATCTCGAGGAGTCTCCCGACACAATCATCGACCGCATCGGGGGGACGACGTCTCTCGAGACGTTCGCAGACTGCGACCTCGTTATCGAAGCGGTTCTCGAGGACCTCGCAATCAAACAGGACGTCTTCGCCGACCTCGAGCGCGTCTGTGACCAGGACGTAGTGCTCGCGACGAACACGAGCACGCTCTCGATCACCTCGATTGCAAGCGACCTCGAGCACCCCGAGCGCGTCGTGGGGCTGCACTTCATGAACCCCGTGCCGATCATGGAAGGCGTCGAGGTCGTCGTCGGCGAGAAGACAACCGATGAGGTGACCGAGTTAGCGCACGACATCGCTGCAGACCTCGAGAAGACGACCTGGGAGGCTGACGACAAGCCGGGCTTCGTCACGAATCGGATTCTAATGCCCTGGATCAACGAGGGGATTCGCGCCTTCGACGAGGATGTGGCCACGAAGGAGGATATCGACGCGGGAATGGAACTCGGGACGAACGTGCCGATGGGACCGCTGACACTTGCCGATCACATTGGCCTCGACGTCTGTCTGCACGCCACGGAGACGCTCCATGAGGAACTCGGCGACCGATACCAGCCCGCCTATCTACTCAAGCGCAAGGTCGAAGCCGGCGACCTGGGTAAGAAGACGGGCGAAGGATTCTACGAGTACGAGTAGTCAAATGCCGCGATTTTGCGGGACTGGGCTCGGCTGCGTGGCAGTTTTATCATCATCGCTGTGGTTCGATACCCATGACTCACCGCGTCTTCGACAGCGACGAGTTTCAGGGCCAACTCGAGCGCGCGCTCGGAAAAGTGTACTACGGCTGTGCCGAGGTCGGCGAATGTTTCGCAACTGCTGACCGAATCATGGATGGCGATTACGACAGCTGGTACGATGAGTGGTTCGCGACGGCCGAGCGCCTCGAGCAGGTCGGCGCGTCTGCGCAGTCGAGTGGCCACCCCGTCAGCGCTCGCGAGGCGTTTTCCAGAGCATGTGAATACTACCGGTCGGCGTACTACTTTCGCCGGCACGATCTCGAAGATCCCGATCTGCTCGAGGCCTGGCGTCGCCAACGTGAGTGTTTTCGCGCAGCCATGGAACTGTTCGACCACCACAGCGAGATCATCGAGATTCCGTTCGAGGAGACGACGCTCGATGGGTATCTGTTCGCCCCGGACGCATCCGGACAGCCCCGA is a window of Natronolimnobius sp. AArcel1 DNA encoding:
- a CDS encoding Cdc6/Cdc18 family protein; this translates as MSEQAGGDPLFQSHDPIFNRKELLHVGHVPEEDRIVGRDDEIQSVAAEVGAITRGDPPNNVMIYGKTGTGKSLISRHVATRAQDAARSNDIDCGVLYVDCSEANTETRATRQLALSLKEETGYEEHIPLRGVGTMEYYQHIWGILQQCFDAIVVILDEIDKLDNSNILMQLSRAREAQKTDAYIGVIGISNKIQYRETLDERIDSSFGHRELFFHPYDASQLREIMRNREDAFQPSVLEDGTIELCAALAAKKHGDARKAIEILKEAGELARRTDSKLVAEDHIQQAQEVAEINRIEELTSGATVHAKLALYALASRIITGDRETYKTREIFERYVSICELVANDPITENGLYRQLKEQAFLGVIESEKTGGGRSQGSYLLHRLVTDPKHIVKAVRRDSSLEDLPTYDHLVERSNELQNRDADLSTFS
- a CDS encoding small multi-drug export protein, encoding MALQSLFVESVFNPLLLESAFSPVPALVEAEADSLLEETSGVWQYLLVFVLTMVPAIEPFIVIPVAIGLGLDPVVTGLVAFAGSITIVSVIVLAQHRLLAWWSQRTANEGEDSSGRYARARRIWERYGLVGLSFAGPILAGIHLTAMLAVSAGSSRKTTIGWLTVGLGAWTLALVAASLAGVSLLGMT
- a CDS encoding MaoC family dehydratase, which encodes MTGRYYEEFTVGETIAHERRRTISESDNQRFCDVTMNQQPLHLDAEFAAETQFGDRLVNGLYTLSLAVGISIPEMTDGTIVANLSYDNVEHPEPVFHGDTIRAESTVTDKRETSDGERGIVTMAVEVFNQDDDLVCSFERTVLSLKREHAETGGEGDGN
- a CDS encoding PH domain-containing protein, producing the protein MATETPATLESDATAGDLEWLSLEDGEEIVWAGGPDRRTLLPAFLIGIPLAIVLIGILIIVGEYLRITNTSYVVTTRAVYRKSGVLSRDVKRIEHEKVQDISYTQSALGNHFGYGTVEVSTAGGAGVEMAFSSVPEPRDVQHLIGEQRKRSRSSAGSRGDDVDRPADDVLEEIVTELREIRTLLEESETQQRSGSPADPDDSTTRTSSSGHRSR
- a CDS encoding PH domain-containing protein, translated to MIDDTSEGRGNPVDAGDLEWLVLESDEEIRVRTGPRIQTVYPWLAIALVGVAVVSIAVWIEVISLLGALWIPVFVAPAIWQYAQVTRTAFLVTTHRVAVRSGVFGRSVRVVGLERVQNTTRKQHALGRLAGYGTVTIETASGSILTFWNVEEPASVQASLESVTQSGNGDIEDPAAVPGSSAQWQAVLEEVRGWRRALEQTRSN
- a CDS encoding GNAT family N-acetyltransferase: MLPEIIETDRLRFDAIRPESVDVFDLYAICSSDPGIDEITEYMTWDPHDTPKEAQEFIERVSDQYDDGDGVSYLIRPRTDAGETGAGEIAGTGGFGIDWEKRTMTMGVWLRKRFWGRGYSGERAAAFLELAFDRLDLEVVAAAAHVDNEQSNRAIEKYVDAHGGQRDGCLRNHIVIDGEPVDCYRYTISSEEWVANRSDLTVQFRD
- a CDS encoding DUF5658 family protein codes for the protein MSSDGAYRHHSLPIDVTPVQLERALWVLVAISLVGDVVTTFVGLHLGLAESNPIARGAIEGYGLAGMLVLKAFAIGVGLVCRPLLPRAYRPIVPAGLALPWLLAVFINMYMISLVI
- a CDS encoding acyl-CoA carboxylase subunit beta, coding for MQVRIAPGASEEEAAAIAAALAEHLGDSVDVYVGSATEPTASHEYDGHADGRPGAADDATAADSSAATDEPLGPTDRERALEAEIEDILEGGPEKYREGLDEKLFVRDRLELWFGGEDDAFLFEDGTFAAFDDWHPDGAGEETDDRLPADGLITGGATFEGRDLHFMANDYTVKRGSMAAKGVEKFLRMQQRALKTGRPVLYLMDSSGGRIDQQTGFFANREGIGKYYYNHSMLSGRVPQICVLYGPCIAGAAYTPVFADFTIMVENMSAMAIASPRMVQMVTGEDISLEELGGPQVHARESGSADLVARDEEHARELAAQLLTYLPDNADEKPPQQAGTAPANSPDGIDAVVPERPNESYDMTDVIDRLVDSGSVLELRPEYGKEILTAFARIDGRPIGIVANQPAQRAGAIFPDAAEKAAQFIWTADAFNIPLLYLCDTPGFMAGSQVEQDGILEQGKKLIYATSAATVPQQTVVVRKAYGAGIYAMGGPAYDPESVIGLPSGEIAIMGPEAAINAVYARKLSEIDDPEERAKREQELREEYREDIDVHRMASEVVIDELIPPSRLRGELAARFAFYEDVEKSLPDKKHGTVL